Below is a window of Chelmon rostratus isolate fCheRos1 chromosome 23, fCheRos1.pri, whole genome shotgun sequence DNA.
AATTCGGCGGAACCCTGATTACAAAAGCATCACCTGTACCAAAACAGCCTAACTTTTTAGGATGCACTGACTTCACTCATAGGCCTTCTCAGCTAGTGGGAGGGCACTAGCAGGTGATGTGGCCTAATTAAAGTGGAAACATTACTAAAAAGCGCTGTATAATGAATCTGATACTAACCGATTTTGTCGGTAAACTTATGTTTTCACAAAAGAACTCGAATCATACTTAACAACCTTTGCAAGCTGAGCAGTTATACAGAGTATCTTAAATTGCCAAATATTTGCATtgagtttggtgtgtgtgggtttgtccACAGAAAGAGGGCAGCAATGACCTTGGCAGCTTTAAAACTTGTGctttcaaaaacaacagcatggctATGTGGTTATCAGTTTGGATTTATTTGGAGCCATTGTTTCTTGCCTCATCGTGTCTTCATGTATTTTTCAGCATGAATATGTTCAGAAGAGAAAAAGGCTCAACAGCCCCATCTCCGGTGGTCCCACCTAGACCCAGCCAGGAggtatgtgtgggtgtgggtagaaggtgatgttgtgatgttgttTGCTTACATGTGTCCTGCTAATGGAGGCTTTCATTCGTCACCAGGATCTAGAGAACCCCATCACGCACAGCCAGAACAAACAGGATGCAGGAAcggctgcagcctcacaggtGAATGTTcagaacaacacacacgcacaactcCCCACATTTTGACTGTCGACTTGAATGTATCAGCATTTTCCAGCAGTAGCTgatattttgtcataattaatctgtgtgttttgtccaaacaTCAGAGGACCGGGGTGATGGGAGTTATGCAGAAGGTCAACCCGTTCAAGTCTACCTCTCAGGTGAAACATGAAGCAGCAATTGCTTGAATTATGGGGATTTCATGTAAATTCATATGATTAAACCTTCCTTTTATATCCAGGCCCCGTCTGCAGTCAGCAAAGCTCCTTCTGCAGAATCACTAGAACAGCGAACAGACTCCACACAGGTGAGAGGAGCTCAAATATAACTTATAttgctcttcttttttaaatcattaattAAAAGCAGCTCTCTAGGCGACATTTCCTGTACCCAGCACAGCTAAACTCTGACCTGACTCCTCTGTATAAACGTGTGTACTTGGTTAAGTTTTTGTTATTTAGCCTCGGCTGTCAGGCGCAGGTGGTTTGTGAGAACTGTTTTAGCTGTTGCATGCTATATGCAATATCTTTTTATAAGAGCTTTGATTGGCAGCTGATCAAGGTGGGGCTTGGTGTGCCCCTGCTCTGCACTGTGGTTGTACCGTCCACCTAAAGGAAACAGTAACTTCATAAAGGACCACTCAGACTTCCTTGTTTTGACTGTACCCACATGGGATACTTAATTATAATTTTGGGGGATTTAAGTATCCATATTTGCTGTCATGGCACCAATCTGTGATGGACTTCACCAGTTTAATGTGATGCATATCAGTAGAACTGCCTACATGTGGATCAGCCTCCCaccatcaaatgtttttaaatccaggctaaaaaaacacttgttttctcTGACATGAGGTGATTATGTCAGTAGTCACCTGAGCTGCATGATTTTGTTATAATTAATCTGTGTTTTGTCCAAACTTCAGAGGACCGGGGTGATGGGAGTTATGCAGAAGGTCAACCCGTTCAAGTCTACCCCTCAGGTAAAACATAACACGAAGCAGCAATTGTTAGAATTTTGTGGATTTCATGTAAATTCATATGATTAAACGTTCCTTTTATATCCAGGCCCCGTCTGCAGTCAGCAAAGCTCCTTCTGCAGAATCACTAGAACAGCGAACAGACTCCACACAGGTGAGAGGAGCTCTCTGTAAAGGAGGCCTTGaattcacttttctttcttttattgtgaTTAACCGTAGACAATAGATGCAATAGAATGTGAATGTAAGATCGTGACGGATTACGAGCATGACAAAAAAGCCACCTGAGCTCCATGACGTGTTGTTGTGTATGTATTTCTTTGGTTTAATCTCAAAAGCaactgatgtaaaaaaaaaaaaaaaaagacagcaccTATTTTAGCTGAGCAGTAAAAGCACAGGGTGGAGAACAGTACGAAGCAGCACCACCTGAAGCTGTTTGGACaccatttacacattttaaagtgtttcgTATCGAGATAAAATGCAGATAAGATTCAGACACTTCCACTTAGCCACACACTGTAGAAAGATTACATCAAGCATTGGTATAATTACCATTCTGTGGTAATGGAAACAAAGTGATTCTTATTTTAGGATGATTATACACTATTAAAAGATAATTAGGAATACTATAGTCCATTTCTGCTAATAGATCaccctaaatcctacacactgagCCTGCGGTCTTAATTCATTCACTGGCCAGATTACAAATCTGTTTATCACATTGAAGATGTGCataatctttaaaataaaactccTCCCGTAGTGTAACTGTGTCAGTAAGCAGCCTGTGGAAACAGCCACTCTGGTCTGCGTCGTCTGTCCTTGTGATAACAGAGCAGCTTAAGTTACACTGAAATTAGCTGGTTCTCAACTaagcatgaagaaaaacagctccGACGATCCGCACATACAACCGAGTTCATCGAGCCGCTTTAGCATTTATCTGATCACTGATCAGTTCGATCGCTACGGGGATTTGGGAACGTGAAGATAACAATAAAACGCTTGTCTCTCTTGTTCAGAAATGACTCATGTGCTTTTGTCCGTCTATCAGTAGTTGTTAGCCAGCTGAACTGCTGTTGCTGTAATTAAACTGCGAAAGTGCAGAGGTTGTTCGTCTGGCGGTCCGGGAAAACAAAGACGCACTGCAGTCAGATTTGCAATCTGGCCACCAGGCACGTGTGGCTGAGTGTATTGCAATTTTACTCATGAGACACAAGAAATGACAAAGTGTAACTGAGGCCacagaatgaatgtgtttttgctctttattaTCATGATAGATGATTAATTGCCGTCAGTCAGCGTCCCAGCTGTTTGTTTGGGAATCATTAGTCGGGTGAATCAGTTCATGAAATGTCTGAAACGTGTATTTCAGAACCCTGGCGTGCTGAAAGGGGTCATGCAGAAAGTCAACCCTTTCAAGTCCACCTCCCAGGTAACCACAGCATTGTCTGCATGTCACAGTGGCGATGGTAACAATGGTAACGGAGGATCTATGTCAGACAATAAGGTGTCCACTCAGCTGGTTTTCTCATGCAGGTCTCAAAAGCGCCATCTTCAGAGTCACTGGAACAGGGAAAGGCTTCAGACTCTAATCAGGTGGGTGAACGATGATGATTTCCCTTTTCCAGAGGCCCGTTTTACTTATACATGGCCAATTATCATGTTATACAGTCCACAGTATAGACTGCTTAGTGCCAGGAAAGAGTGACcctgtgtggttgtgtttcagAATCCTGGTATGTTGAAGGGGATGATGCAGAAAGTCAACCCGTTCAAGCCTTCCACACAGGTACCTTCTCTGTGACCCCTGACCTGTAAATCTTTTCACGATTGCATCCAAGATGCGACTGTAGAGCTGACTTTCTGATTAATGACACTCTTTGAAACACTTAGTGGCCTGATGAAATAAAGCTTATCTTGAGTCAGGTAGCTTCGCTGCTCCCTTCATACTCCTAAATTGGCTTTAATCTCAATAATCCAAAAGCAGAAATTTTTTAAACAGGGATTCATAAAGGTAGAAATGTGCGGTTCACCTGTCAACCTTGTCTCGGCTGTAGGCGCCAAAGAGCGATCCTCAAAACGATTCTGCACATCcgccagagacagaaaaggagctTCAAGGCAAACAGgtaatcacaaaaaaaagtttcattcGTATGGTTCTGGGGTTAGTTCAGTTTGTTATGCTTAGACTTCCACTGTCCAATTAATGTATTTATCGTTCAGAATCCAGGGATGATTGCAGGAATGATGCAGAAAGTCAACCCATTCAAATCCTCACAGCCAAAGGTACCAGCTGTTACACTGGTGACACTCATGGATGTTTgggatagaaaaaaaaaaatcttatcaACTGTTCTACCATTTTTCTCTGCCTTGCATCTGGTCTTTCCAGGACACGCAGCCTCTGCACAGCGACCTCTCCTCCAGCGATGGAAGCTTGGCCGACAATAACAACTTGCCAGAGAAGCAGGTGCAGACCCCAGCCTTGAGATTAGCTCCATGCAGGCTTGTTTGGATCAGCCGAATTGGGATCATTTGCTAAATTAACCAGTGATTCGGTTACTGTGCATTGCACTGTAGAAAGTAGCAGCTTGCATTGCCATCCACCTGTGTTATTCTTGTTACTGCCACCAGATGGCGCCACAGAAAATAAGTTCAGTCTGCAGAGTGAGCTCTACATGTAGTGAGCTTCTTAAACATCCTCTGTTGTATCATAGctaacagaatgtgatgaatgCATTCACttcattgtctttttgtgtaatttctgtatgttttagaACCCTGGGATGTTCAAAGGGATGATGCAGAAAGTAAACCCCTTTAAGTCTTACACACAGGTACTGTGCAGGAGATTAACCTCTTAACTTAAAATGCAGTAATTGCATGTTTGATTAGAAAGACCCGGCTGAAGAGACAGttcaaacaaaggcaaacacTAGTTTGTTTTACCACGATTTTGTTGTGAGACAGATGCCAGACGACGAATGTGAGACAGACTCTGCGGTTTCCAGCACAGCTTCCTCATTCAAGACACAGGTACGAGTTAAAATTTTGGCCTTAATCATAAACCACATTGATAAAGATTCTAGATAAAGAATCTATTTTTGATGTCTCACGTTTGAATCTCGCCTGCTTAACTCGGCGTCCAGTGGTCATAACTCGTATCCACAAGGTTGTGTGTCTGGCCCTCATTTCTCATCAGGAATCCAAAATGAGTCAAAGCGAGCACTCCACCAGCTCTGAAAGCTTGGACGACAGCGCCATAGAGAGACATGTAAGCTTCCCAGATTTACCTTTTTCTCCCCAATTTCTTAAATTAATCGTGATGAAAGTTGTCGTGTGCTTTAAATCTAACATACCAAGCGCAATCTCTACCTGGACGGCTGTTCCCGGCGGTAAGTCTTTATCCATTGTCTTCTTCAATACTTAGCAGTAACAATGACAATGACTGCAGTCGAGAcagaaaaatggcaaacatcTGTCATAGGAGAAGCACACAATGTCGTAACCTTACCGGAGGAAAACAATGGCTGTTCAGTTTCAGGAAGGTCATTCACCTAGTGTGTTAACGTGACGCAGACAGTTCTAGAAATGAAACTGACGCATTTGATCTGAAGTTTGATAATAACTGTGTAATAAAAGGGTGATTGTGGTGCGCTCTGAGTCATTAGGAAAAGATGTAGTAAATCTTATACTCCAGTTGTCAAAACCAAGGTTTTATACCTGGATCCCTACGCTGAATACCAGCGCACGATTTTGATCTCATCTGACGCTTTATGTGAGTCATTTTTGAAGCCACCATGTATATAACCATGAAACCCCCTAAATCAAAATGAACTAATCCCTCAACGTCTCCACAGTCTATCTGGTATACTGATGCCGACACCAGCTGTGAGGTGAAAAGCCAGCCGACGGAGGCACCGAAGAAAAGAACTATGGTACGTAAAACAGGAATTAGATCAATTTACCACGTGAAGTGCTACTAAAAGCTGTTGTACTGTTTCACCACTAGCACTTGTCAATGCTCATGCAGGAGCTGTGCAGATGTGAGGGCACATTTATGCTTATTTCTTCTCTAGACTTTCAGAATAAAGCGGATCCTGCCCAGCGCACTGTTCGGGTCCGGCACAAAGGTACCACTGAATGTGTCAGTCCACTCCAAAATGCTGTAGTTTAGTTCCATCACATTGAGggatttctttgtgtttaaaatTCACACACTGGACTATTgctttgtttccctttttcccaacatttctgtattttaagaTGTTAGTCCATCATAGGGTCATATtgcagggttttgtttttttaatatttcttcctgtttatttaTGCTTTGCTTCACaggactctgcagcagcaccacctgACGCTCCCCAGGTGAGTAGgcatgtgtaaataaaaaaccaacaacaagtTTCAGTGCAGTCACACATGGACCCaatttatttagaaaaacaaagtgcagtatagaaaatgaacaaaaggtCACATGACTACAGCTGAGCTGCAGTATAGCTGTTTTCCCTACATTGCAAATTACAGTTGGTGCTTGTTGAAGAAACATAGTCACACGTGAATCACTTTAATGAAactatgcaaataaaaacacacacgtcaacacgACTGCTCCAATAAACAAGTCAGGGTTAATATTTTCATaaagggtgtgtgtgcttggagGATAGGCTTGTAATTCCTTTTCCCGTTAGAGTATATTTTGTACTGCCTTAACCTCACAAAACCATAGAGGCCTGTGGTTTGTCAGCTCAATTGTGCTGTGTATTTTCCCATGCttccctttcatttcctgttggcAAGTGCATCCCTTTAACACATGGCAGCTCTTAGATGACAGGCCAGCCTATTGAAtcctatttttctttttcacttaaAACCTTACTTGgaaatttggttaaaaaatACCAGTGGCTCATACAGTTCTGGTTATTTGAGTGgggtgtatgtttgtttttaactagTTAAACTAGGTAATGCGTATCTTTTGGGTCTCTCTTACACAAAATGAAAGGATTTAATCATTAAACTACTGCCCCGTGTCATACGCTTGTATCTCCGTGTCATACAAGCGTATGACACGGAGATACAACTCGTAACGTGACTTGAccaaaagagagagtgaggaagaggtaTGACTCTAAATTAAAGCCGGTTATTCTCCAGGTATTTTCATGACAGGTAATAAAAGGTTGTAAGCAAAAAGCCTGAGCATGCCTGGTATACTGGAGGAAATCCAACACCTCACAATATGTTCCAGCTAATCTCAATTAGTATGAAATAGGAATGAGCCACATTTAATATCTGCTGTTGAAAAGACGTGAATGGCTTGCTGGTTTGAGGTCTTCCAGTTGAGGCATTGTACTTTTTTAACCACCTGATACCTGTGGCTTCCCTACCGGGAACCTGGATCTGGATCTAGATGCTTATCCAGCCTGTCCTACAATTATGGTGAGACAAAGACAACTGGGAACCTGATGTGGAGTGAAGACATCACATGGCATTCTGggaatgcactttttttatgtatttgttgcAGTGAAAGAATTTCTGTAGAAAGTCATTTCTAGAAAaggtttttccttttatttttattggtttatttgaCAGGGATGGAACATGCTAATAGACACCGctgtaaatgcaaacaaaaattaGATAAgtcatacacacaaaacaccgaaaaaaaaccccatcagACATCAGTGTACTACATTGTCAGGTACTATCAAAACATGCAACGCACATAATCAGCCACATGTTGCCAGGCATGCAAAACAATACATTGAAATGAATGTCAATATGTCGTTTAATCATTTTACGAAGGTAATCTGGCATTTTTATACTGACACGTGTAATGTAGCCAATTAGCTGAAGTTGTCGTCCATGCTAATGTTTAACAGCAGAATAGCATTGTTGCGTTAAACCTCAATGGGAACAAAGGATGCAGATGAAAAGTTTCAACCGCTGGATGGCAGCAAAACAGGATTTTTCTGATTTCTATGTAAATAGTACCATTTAACACGTACAAAGATTGTTTAGTGTGCTGCATTTTTCGGTATAGGAAACAGTTGAAGTTCAGGCGCTCGAGATGGCTGAAGTACCAGTGCCCAGTGAAGGAACAGTCCTGGACCCTCTAGACGTAAGTTAATTTTTGTAACTTAATCATCACACGATGCTTGTTTCATGTCTCAGTGTACATACAGAATTAACCCACTAAGTTAAACTTCACTTTCAGGATGAGGAAGGCCTTTTAGCGTGGTGGAGAACAGTCGAGGGTACGTTTGATCTTGATAAtgttttgttgatttaattGGTGATCCTGTTCATTGCAGTTGAAACTtatcatttctgtgtgtgttaggcTGGGATGAGTGGAATGAGGCAAATCAgaatgatgaagctgaagagtAAGTAGTGCGTTCACTGAAGTTATGAATTTGCACTAGTGTTTTCTAAAACTTTAGAGCAGCACTAGCCAATACCCAGACAATGTAATCCTATATTAATACCTTAAAGCTTGATTCTATCAGGCACGATGCGGCAGCTGGACAGGCAGTCAGACACCGGAACATTGTAGAGAATCCGGTAAATTTGCAGACTCCTGATCATATATGGCATTAActaaagcacaaaaataaaggaaaacaaaacaataaaatctgagtaaatgaacaaaatcagGCATCCAGACCTCTTGTAGTGGGGTACGAAATTGCGCAGAAGGTGACGCAGCTATGCCCAGTGCAATCAagatgttacaaaaaaaaaaaaattttctCCCTATCCTTTAAATTAACGTTAAGAGGCTACCCTTCATGTCCACATCATGGTTAAAATTCACCTTTTTTATACTTTACTGTTTCTCCCATGATATATTTTCTCCGTTTCCCTGCCTCAGAGTGGTGGAACACGCAGCTGATCGCGTCTTCATGGCAGCTCGTCTTTTTGTTCGCTTCTTCAACCAGCGTGGCGCCTCGCTGCAGCAGCGTATCCTGGAGCTGCTCGCTTTGGCCGATTCAGCTGACATTTTCCATAAGAAAACGGTCACGGCCAGCGTCGGCGGCGGGGTGGCCAGCGTCGCGGGCTCGATCACTACCATTACCGGCCTCATCCTGGCGCCCTTCACGGCGGGAACGTCGCTCATCGTCACCGCCGTGGGCATCGGCGTCGCCACAGCAGGCGGGGTGACGTCTGCTTCGGCCAACATCACAGACACCGTCCATTCAAAGACGGACCGCAAGAAGGTGGAGAAGATGATCCAAGACTAccaggaggaga
It encodes the following:
- the si:cabz01007802.1 gene encoding uncharacterized protein si:cabz01007802.1 encodes the protein MNMFRREKGSTAPSPVVPPRPSQEDLENPITHSQNKQDAGTAAASQRTGVMGVMQKVNPFKSTSQAPSAVSKAPSAESLEQRTDSTQRTGVMGVMQKVNPFKSTPQAPSAVSKAPSAESLEQRTDSTQNPGVLKGVMQKVNPFKSTSQVSKAPSSESLEQGKASDSNQNPGMLKGMMQKVNPFKPSTQAPKSDPQNDSAHPPETEKELQGKQNPGMIAGMMQKVNPFKSSQPKDTQPLHSDLSSSDGSLADNNNLPEKQNPGMFKGMMQKVNPFKSYTQMPDDECETDSAVSSTASSFKTQESKMSQSEHSTSSESLDDSAIERHSIWYTDADTSCEVKSQPTEAPKKRTMTFRIKRILPSALFGSGTKDSAAAPPDAPQETVEVQALEMAEVPVPSEGTVLDPLDDEEGLLAWWRTVEGWDEWNEANQNDEAEEVVEHAADRVFMAARLFVRFFNQRGASLQQRILELLALADSADIFHKKTVTASVGGGVASVAGSITTITGLILAPFTAGTSLIVTAVGIGVATAGGVTSASANITDTVHSKTDRKKVEKMIQDYQEEMKDIKECLEFLQQGMETLEEWNFEQYTESISKKHLNQNVKHVMKEGGRAGKALLINTESLISTVQVLSVAGGAAKAAQVMSVTTGVMSGLFLALDVFFLAKDSMELKKGAKTEFATKIREVCKDLQDGLLELNRIKEELQKTMDGIEVEVEEEEEEDNEELLKSELKKLVELEE